A region from the Paraburkholderia youngii genome encodes:
- a CDS encoding formate hydrogenlyase, translating to MHAYATQLINFLAAVLLMLSFAMLSQRRILSLIHLYTLQGVALVVAILILGFVTDDAHLYVSAGLTLVLKVGVIPWILYRLVRRLDIQADVEPLINIPATLLIGIVLVIIAFNVASPISQLATSAARGTLGIALACVLLSFMAMITRAKAVPQVIGFLSMENGLFFAATAATNGMPMIVELGIALDVLVGILILGVFMFQIREQFDSLDIHHLEKLKDE from the coding sequence ATGCACGCCTACGCGACGCAACTGATCAATTTCCTCGCTGCCGTGCTGCTGATGCTGTCGTTCGCGATGCTGAGCCAGCGCCGCATCCTGTCGCTGATCCATCTCTATACGTTGCAGGGTGTGGCGCTGGTGGTGGCAATCCTGATCCTCGGTTTCGTGACGGATGATGCGCATCTGTACGTGTCGGCCGGACTGACGCTCGTGCTGAAGGTCGGCGTGATTCCGTGGATTCTGTATCGGCTCGTGCGCAGGCTCGACATTCAGGCCGACGTCGAACCGCTGATCAACATTCCGGCCACGCTGCTGATCGGCATCGTGCTCGTGATCATCGCGTTCAACGTCGCGTCGCCGATCAGCCAGCTCGCGACGTCGGCCGCGCGCGGCACGCTCGGGATCGCGCTTGCGTGCGTGCTGTTGTCGTTCATGGCGATGATCACGCGCGCGAAGGCGGTTCCCCAGGTGATCGGCTTCCTGTCGATGGAAAACGGGCTGTTCTTTGCCGCCACGGCCGCGACCAACGGCATGCCGATGATCGTGGAACTCGGCATCGCACTCGACGTGCTGGTCGGGATTCTGATTCTGGGCGTCTTCATGTTCCAGATTCGCGAGCAGTTCGACAGCCTGGACATCCATCACCTCGAGAAACTCAAAGATGAATGA
- a CDS encoding respiratory chain complex I subunit 1 family protein: protein MVTVSGVLSQSLEIIVALAAAPLLTGWVNQCRAWLQNRRAPSIWQPYRMLHKLFNKESVVARGASPVFRGAPYVVWAAMTLACAVVPTLSTELPLSPAADAIALVGLFAFARVALSLAAMDVGTAFGTLGARREMLVGFLAEPALLMVLLSASLITQSTLLTSIVATLGHSELTIYPSLAFAGIAFTLVSLAENARLPVDNPTTHLELTMIHEALTLEYSGRHLALMEWAASLKLFAYSCIGIALFMPWGIAAAGNPLALLFAVPALFVKLMVGGAALAVVETANAKMRIFRVPEFLATAFLLAVIGMLVHLLLGA from the coding sequence ATGGTGACTGTATCCGGCGTGCTGTCGCAAAGCCTCGAGATCATCGTGGCGCTTGCCGCGGCGCCACTGCTCACGGGCTGGGTCAACCAGTGCCGCGCGTGGCTGCAGAACCGGCGCGCGCCCAGCATCTGGCAGCCGTACCGGATGCTCCACAAGCTGTTCAACAAGGAGTCGGTCGTCGCTCGTGGCGCGAGTCCGGTGTTCCGTGGCGCGCCCTATGTCGTGTGGGCCGCGATGACGCTCGCCTGCGCAGTCGTGCCGACGCTGTCGACCGAATTGCCGCTGTCGCCCGCCGCGGATGCGATCGCGCTCGTCGGCCTGTTCGCGTTCGCGCGCGTCGCGCTGTCGCTGGCGGCAATGGATGTCGGCACGGCATTCGGCACGCTCGGCGCGCGCCGCGAGATGCTGGTCGGTTTCCTCGCGGAACCGGCCCTGCTGATGGTGCTGCTGTCGGCCTCGCTGATCACGCAGTCGACCCTGCTCACGAGCATCGTCGCGACGCTCGGCCACAGCGAGCTGACCATCTACCCGAGCCTGGCATTCGCCGGCATCGCGTTCACTCTGGTGTCGCTCGCCGAGAATGCGCGGCTGCCCGTCGACAATCCGACCACTCACCTCGAGCTGACGATGATCCACGAGGCGCTGACCCTCGAATATTCGGGGCGGCACCTCGCGCTGATGGAATGGGCGGCCAGCCTCAAACTGTTCGCCTACTCGTGCATCGGTATTGCGCTGTTCATGCCGTGGGGGATCGCCGCGGCGGGTAATCCGCTCGCGCTGCTGTTCGCGGTGCCGGCACTGTTCGTCAAGCTGATGGTCGGCGGCGCCGCGCTGGCGGTGGTCGAGACCGCCAACGCGAAGATGCGGATTTTCCGGGTTCCGGAGTTCCTTGCGACCGCCTTCCTGCTCGCCGTGATCGGCATGCTCGTCCATCTGCTGCTGGGAGCCTGA
- a CDS encoding YoaK family protein — MPAQYFRSLTGKHRSTSANRQLGFSLAFVAGATNAGGFLAVRQYTSHMSGIVSAIADQAALGDLRLVLAGIGSLASFLVGAGCSAVLVNWGRRRSLQSQYVLPLVVEAAMLLLFGLLGSHLALGEAFFVPLTVILLCFIMGLQNAMITKLSGADGAIGFKHVGYVSTVPLAGALVTLAIVPVVDDLLTCLCRFERRH; from the coding sequence ATGCCTGCGCAGTACTTTCGAAGCCTGACGGGAAAACACCGCAGCACGAGCGCGAATCGTCAGCTCGGGTTTTCTCTTGCCTTCGTCGCCGGCGCCACCAATGCGGGCGGCTTTCTCGCGGTCAGGCAATACACGTCGCACATGAGCGGCATCGTGTCGGCGATCGCGGATCAGGCGGCGCTCGGCGACCTCCGGCTCGTGCTGGCTGGCATTGGTTCGCTGGCGTCGTTTCTGGTCGGAGCGGGGTGCTCGGCGGTGCTCGTCAACTGGGGGCGCCGCCGCAGCCTGCAAAGCCAGTACGTGCTGCCGTTGGTGGTTGAGGCCGCGATGCTGCTGCTGTTCGGTCTGCTCGGCAGCCACCTCGCGCTAGGCGAAGCATTCTTCGTCCCCCTGACCGTGATCCTGCTGTGCTTCATCATGGGGCTGCAGAATGCGATGATCACCAAGTTGTCGGGTGCGGACGGCGCAATCGGTTTCAAGCATGTGGGCTACGTGTCGACCGTGCCGCTCGCTGGCGCACTCGTCACGCTGGCGATCGTGCCTGTCGTCGATGATCTGTTGACCTGTCTCTGCCGGTTCGAGCGCAGGCACTGA
- a CDS encoding CopG family transcriptional regulator, whose translation METKTARLTVLIDPAKKEAFEMLCSAQDLTPSQVVRQLIREYLERHGVTYKTKSPLAKRGK comes from the coding sequence ATGGAAACGAAAACCGCACGCCTGACCGTCCTGATCGACCCCGCCAAGAAAGAGGCATTCGAAATGCTCTGCTCGGCGCAGGATCTGACGCCGTCACAAGTCGTCCGCCAACTGATCCGCGAGTATCTCGAGCGTCACGGCGTGACCTACAAGACCAAGAGCCCGCTTGCCAAGCGCGGAAAGTAA
- a CDS encoding spermine/spermidine synthase domain-containing protein: MAEDRTSYDAFVKFLSTPISDGQPFVLETQHAVSLHFDHFSTQSFMSLSNPEKLTLGYTRAMMGFLLLQPAPTHICMIGLGGGSLAKYCYRHLPEVTIEAVEISPEVIALREVFRIPADDARFKVVCADGADYLMQDDIRTDVILLDAFVAEGIASRCANLAFFAACRERLTETGVLVINFTDDDPAIPQHLEWLKSAFGVCYALVRCGDDSNFVAFAWKSGHRLPPRQVLFERALSFAFADELKLSVTARRLKEGERLDPKRLIWREQGQGHWEIGG; the protein is encoded by the coding sequence ATGGCTGAGGATCGAACCTCGTACGACGCGTTCGTCAAATTTCTGTCCACGCCAATCAGTGACGGGCAACCGTTCGTGCTGGAGACGCAGCACGCGGTGTCGCTACACTTCGATCACTTCTCCACTCAGAGCTTCATGTCGCTCAGCAACCCGGAGAAGCTCACGCTCGGCTATACGCGCGCGATGATGGGATTTCTGTTGCTGCAGCCCGCCCCCACGCACATCTGCATGATCGGACTAGGTGGGGGTTCGCTGGCGAAATATTGCTATCGGCATCTGCCCGAGGTCACGATCGAAGCGGTCGAGATCAGCCCCGAGGTGATCGCGCTGCGTGAAGTATTCAGGATTCCGGCGGACGACGCGCGGTTCAAGGTGGTTTGCGCCGATGGCGCGGACTACCTGATGCAGGATGACATCCGCACGGACGTGATCCTGCTCGATGCGTTCGTCGCGGAAGGGATCGCGAGCCGCTGTGCGAACCTCGCATTCTTCGCCGCGTGTCGCGAGCGACTGACCGAGACGGGCGTCCTCGTCATCAACTTCACGGACGATGATCCAGCCATACCGCAGCACCTCGAGTGGCTGAAATCCGCATTTGGCGTTTGCTATGCGCTCGTTCGGTGCGGCGACGACAGCAACTTCGTCGCGTTTGCCTGGAAAAGCGGGCATCGTTTGCCGCCCAGACAAGTGCTATTCGAGCGTGCCCTCTCGTTTGCCTTTGCAGACGAACTCAAACTATCCGTCACTGCGCGCCGCCTGAAAGAGGGAGAGCGCCTCGATCCGAAGCGGCTGATCTGGCGTGAGCAAGGACAGGGGCACTGGGAAATCGGCGGTTGA